GTCGCCCGCGTTCATCCAGCTCTTCGACCAGACTTCGATACTTAGACCGAAGCCAGCACACAATGGTCTCGTCTCTCATCCCTGCTCTTGTGCAGAGGCTCTCCACTCCGGTCAATCACTATTGCGGTAAGTTGTTTCCTGCCACCGCCTAACGCGATATACGCCTTGTTGAGTTGCAACGCTCGTTGCCATGAAGGCGTGATAAGAGAGGTAATATCGAGGTCTCCGCCAGGAGCCGCGCGTCGTACGGCTGTTTCGTCGAGTTTTCCTTCAGGAAAGAAACGCGAAAGAATCTCGTCGTTGGCACGAAACTCATCACCTCCTGTCACACGGCGAAAATAGGTGAGAATTTCCGGGTCTGGATGCTCAGCTTGTGGGACATCTTGGATGCCTCGTAAATCTTGATGTCGCCACCCATCAGCGCCAGGTACCTTCCGAGCAAAGGCAAAGGTCTGGTCGACGGTCACCCCAACAGAACTATGGCACCCCATGCAAAAGTAATGTTCTTCCTCAGTCTGTAGCCGCAGTCGCCCGTGTTCATCCTCGATAAATCCCTGCAATTGCCACCCGAAGTCGTTACGTAAACCAACTAACGGTGATCCTTTGAAGGTCGGCAATTTTCCTTCTTCTTTATCGAGCAGCTCCTTCTCATACGTCCGTAACAGCGCCCAATCGTCCAGCCACATCCTCTTATGTGCATAGCGTACTTCTTTCATTCGTGTCGACAACAGCGTGGGATGCTCGGGATCAATATAACGAACGGTGTGGAGAAACTCGACGCCTTCAGGATAACGATACCGGCTCACAGCTACTGTCTTTGCCATGCCACAGTAGTGGGTTGGGAGATTGTGAATGCGCGTCGCCGCTGGCGTGAGCTGACCATCGCCATCAAGATCAGTACCAGCGGTGATTTCACTGACTGGCTCCACAACACGATCAAGGTTGTTGCGCGCTGGGGACGGAGCAACGGCGATCGCGGCTTCGAGAATCGCCAGATTACATTTATAGACATCTCGTGACAGATTCCCGTCACTATCCATGCGAAAACTGGGTGGTAGACGAATCATCACATCATCCGTGCTCCCATTCGTCGGCCAAAAGGTTCCGAGAAACGGCTTGTAGCGAACTGCGCGCCAACCACTGCCATCTGCGGCAAAACCCTCCTCGTCAAAACCTTGAGAGAAATCAAGATCAGGAATGTATCCGGGATAATCGGTTCGGCCCACAAGGTGTTCGCGCAACGACGTATAATTGTCAGTCCGAATGTACGACAACACGTCGCGATCGCTCATCGTCGCGATTGCCGCAGAGCGATCGACAAAAAGATTAGACCAATGGTTCGTCTGGGCAAACTCGCTAAAGGCGTATTCTTCCTGGAGTCGCCAGTCGTATTGATAATTTTCTCCCCGCGGTTGTGTATGACACGTCCAGCACGGATTCGCGACTCCGGCGGTTTTGGTATAGCACTGCGAAGGCACCGTCGCTTCGACATTCTCAATCTTCCCAATGCTAGATCGCGCGCGCGCAAGCGGATCATAAGAGTCAGGGTCGCTGGTTTTCTCCTCAGTCGCCTTCTGCGTCGTCACGTTCGCCATCGTGGCAATCGACACGAAGCCGCCAAGCGCTAATAGCATGAGCAGGACAACCAGCCTCATCGCAGTACGTGTTTCGTGGAATCGTTGAGAGCAATAGTGTTTCATAAGATTGGTGAACTGTCGGGGCACGATACGTCGTACCCCGACGAAGGCTGAACCCCTTACCGCGGCTGCGGGAAGGTGCTGACGTTTTTCAGATCTTCACCTGGGTGCTGGACAGCGAGGAAGATGGTTTCCTGATCAGAACTGAAAGCTGGTCCTGTTACCTCTGCATCACTGGGAACGCATGCCACGCGAAAGGCTTTGCCGAACGTCACGTTGAACAACATCGGCCCCTCACGGTGGGAAAGATCAAGGTCCAAGTAATACAAGCAGTCCGCTGCCTTCCCACTCGTCCGACCAAAATTGCCATCAGTGCCAAACCACACACCACCTTTGCGGTCGATCATGATGTTATCAGGGGCAGCAAACTCAAAGTTATCTCTCCCGCCATTGGCGCCTTTCGCCACTTGGAAAAAAGAGAATGTCTTCGATCCCGCAGGAGTGTCTGGTGTGGATTCTTGTAGCGCCCAGATCCCACCATTGCCATCATTACGACGGTCAGTGACATCCGCCTTGAGTAGCTTGCCGCTCTGATCGAGTTGGGTGCCACCCGTATGGTTAGTAAAAGCAATATATAATCGTGGAGTTCCACTTGGATCCCTGGGGTTCCATTCCAAGTCTTCCGGACGGTTCAGTTCCATAACCCCGATTTTGGCTTCGGCTGTGAACAATGCACGGCGCACATCATCATCGGTCGGGAAGCCACCGATCCCATTCCAGCTCACATCCCGCAGTGCATCACCAACTGTTTTACTCGCAGAACCAAGCGCGGAGGCATTGGGAGCAACATCTTTGCTGGTGACGCTGAGGTGAATCCATCGACCGCTTCCTCGTGCCGTTTCCGTCGGCGCAACGGATGTGCTACCGGAAATAATCGTGTTGCCGTTTCGGTTATCCAAGCCAGCAAAATGGGCAACGTAAAGCGCTCCCTCATCAAGCAAAGCACGAATTTCACCTCTGCTCATGCCTTTGCGATACACCTCTTTGGTCACAAACTTATAGAAACGACCACTGCGACGATCATTAGCGGCATACATCACAATCGGTTGACTGGGGATCAGTTCCCATTTGTCATCAGTGACGAAGGTGGCATTCTCCCAGCGGGCACGGCCGACAGCCCCGAGTTTTCGATGCCCTTTGCCATCACCACCAGCCTTCACGCTGTTGTAGAATTTGTCGGGAGCAGTCCCCGGATCAATTTCAACCAGGTAACCAAGAGTGTCTCGGTTATGACGCCCGTTCGGGTCAGAGATTCGCCCGAACTCTGATGCCGCGCTCGCTTCGTTGGTAAATGTGATGTTACTTCCTGGATCAAATCCCTTCCCGGCAACAAACTTTTGGTTATTATCCCACGCTGTTTCCAGGTCGCCATAGTAATCTTGCACATTCTCTTCGGCAGTGATGATCGTTCCCCACGGTGTTTGCGCTCCCGAACAATCACCGGCGATCCCAGCGACCACTCCAGCTGGAAGCGGAGTCCCGGTATCGTCTTGATCAGGCAGGACTGTCTGATAGCCGGTAATCCGTGACAACGTGCTACTGGTAGAGTCGTACCGCAGCGCGCGTGCGCCGCGATCTACACTCCAGTTGCCAGAGGAATCTTTGGTAATCTTCAGCCATGAACCACCGAGCTGACGCTTGTAGTTGCGGGTGAATGTATCAAGGTCCGTTTGAGTCCAGACATCAGCCGTAACATCGTTATTGAGGATCCCTAAGCCAAAGAGGTGCTTGGCTAACGAGAGGTGTTGGCCAGTTGGTGCACTGGTCGCGGCAGGAAGGTCGTTCGACACGTATTCGTGGTTCACCCACAACCAACCAGACTTGCCGCTGCCGTTGAATTGTGGGGCGCTGCCGGGAATATCACTTCCCTTCCAATTCTTGTCCCACCCATCCCCAAAGTACGCCACATAGTCGTTGTTTGCACCAAAGCGAGGCGCAGACGGAGACGTATCGGTTGTGAGCGGATCGAACCATTTCACCACCACATTACTACGTAGCCCTTTCATCGTCCGCACCAGCTCAGCGTCGGCTCCTGGTTCAAGCGGTAACGGAAACCCGTCAAGTTCACCGAACGCAAAGTCTTCTACTTTTTTCTTGACAAACGTGGTCACATCCCCACCCTTTTCGCGACCAATGGCAACAACAGCCGACAATGGCGCTTTCGGGTCAACCTGCCCCAATCCTTCTCCCACAAGGAAACTCATGAGGGCAGCACTCGTGAACATCACAGCCAGTACCCTACTGGCGATCTTCATACAGACTCCTTTCTTAACCGCGGTTGCGCGGTTAGTTAAGAAAATTTCTTCGCCTCCTCCCGACAGTCACGCTACTTATGCGGTCCGTTCATGACACCAGGATGACAGCGTTGTGATATGTGGGTGACAATGAAACTCGTGGCTGACGTAGGGGGGCGAGGCACCGGTGCTTGTTTTCACCAGTGCCTCGGGGAGAGAGGCCCGCTCTACTGCGCAGCCTCGGGGTTAGGGAGATGATCGTGGCGGAGTATAGGAGATACGTATTGCAGGATTATGAAGAGACGATGAAGAATAGATTACACAGTCCCGAGCGGCGGAGCAACTCCAATTGGTATAGAAAAATATCACCATAAGTGATTGCACGATCTTCTAGAAAGATTCTTCGCTGACAGGGCGAGATGTCTGAGCATCCCGTGTACGAATGGTCTGTGGTCCGATTGAGAGACAATGGCGCATGCGTCATTTTTAGTGAAGTTTTCAGTGGCAAGAGGAGCCCTTACCACAGCCACCAGAGAACGAGGCCGAGGAAGCACGCGTTTCCCAACGACAACGCGAGCAAGGCAAGCCGCTCTTCGTTCCACCACTGCCGCATTTTACGGACGCGCGAGGAAAACCGCCGAGGGGGACGAGCAAATTCAACTTCGGTCACAATGACATTCACATGAGATGGGATCAGTCCATGAGTCAGTTTGTACATGATAGCCTCCCGTGATGGAGATCATCGGAGTGGTTACGGGAACGGTGCACTAGATGCGTTACGAAAATATGTTGAAAATGGAAAATAACAAAATCCTCAATGAGGCATCGGAGAGTCAAGATTTCGCTATCGCAGTAAGAGCCACACCCACAAAGACGGCTTCGACACATTTTTCGATGACGTTCTAAAAAGCTGTTGATGAACCCTTCGACAAGCTCAGGGGTAACGGCAACGGAACTGAAACAGGGATCAGCTAACCCGTTCGTGCTGAGTCCTGAGCCTGTCGAAGGAGCGAAGCACGGTTGCGCTTTTTGCACTGGCCTCTGCGGAATGTATCAACAGCTTCTAAGCATCTTCTGTGCCACAGAGCGGTGAGGACAACACTTCTGCTACTGCAATCGAGAAGTCGGAACTGCCGCAGTCACCAGTGTCAACCAATCACTCTCGACGTGCCCTTGTTTTTCCAACAAGAGTTCACGCCGCACAATTTCGGCTTCGATAATCTCACGGGCGAATTCTTTTGGTGGAGTAGCACAGGTTTCCGCTACCCGCTGTAACCGTCGCCACCAAAAAAATGGCAGTTGAAGAGAAAGATAAACCGTTTCGTCCTGAACCATGTTTGCTCCTTGAGGAAGGTAGTACCTCTGAAGGTAGCCCTGACGGTCTACACGAGAATGACAAGTGTGTGACGGTTAGGTGACGCGTACTTCGTCATGGTGACCAACAGCTCCACCGTCATAGAGCCGTCATGTTCCTGTCATACTCTTGTCATATTGCAGTGCCAAAGTTCTTCCTCTTTCCCCTTTCTGTCGACCTGGCAAGGAACGAATTATCTGGAGGCATTCTTTTTTATGGACTCACTCTATCGTCAGCCCTCAGCAAGCGAGCTGATCGAGCAAATCGCTCAGCACTTGCGGCAGTACCCATGTGACCTCCGCCATGCTCGTAAATTACTGCGTCGATTTCATGCATCGGCAGCCGACGTCATCCAGGCGATCAACCAGGTAGCAACTCCCTTAACGCTTCAGGTTGATCCCACGAATCCTACGGATAAGGTATTGCTCCATTTGCTCCAATTTCCTGGAGATGTGGTCGATATGCGGTGGGTCATACAGCAATGCCATGCGTCAGAAAGCGACGTGCAGCATGCGCTGGAGAAATTGGAAACCTATATCGTGGATGGTGGGGAGGGTGTGGGTTGTGCAAGGATCGACAAAAAGTGAGATTGCTCTTGATCTTCGCCAAGCTCTTTCTTATGCTCCTAGTGTGTCTGAGTTTCTTGCGCTGGTTGAACTAGGATCAAATGCCGTTCGCTGTCTTGTTGCTTCAATCCTTCCAGGAGTTGGCTTTCGGGTACTTCAGGAGGCACGTGCGCAAACGCGTCTGAGTGCTGGCCGCCCAGGAATACTGTCTCCCATCGCAATTGGGGAAACCTCCGACACCATCCGCCGCTTTGTCCGCGAAGCACGACGGGAATATCAGCCGCGTATCCTCGCTGTTGCCACCTCGGCAGTCCGCGATGCCACAAATCGTCAGGATTTGTTGGAGAAGTTGCAGCGTGAAGCTGGCGTGTCCGTGCGTATCCTGAGTGGTTTAGAAGAAGCGTTATTGGGTACCCAAGCAGCATTACACAGTCTGTCGTTCCGTAATGGTACCGTCGCGGACCTTGGTGGCGGGAGCTTACAGCTTACTCATGTGCGCGAAGAGGAAATTTCTTCAGCCGCCAGTATGCCGCTCGGTGCAGTGCGTACGACGACACGATTCTTCAGGAACGACCCGCCAACTGAACGTGAAATCCAGTCCTTACGACAGGAAGTCCATCATCAACTTGCGCGCAACTTTTCAATCTCGGCTCCCAGTAGCGAGATGATCGGGCTTGGGGGAACCATTCGCACCCTCGGACGTATGCATCTCACTACCATCAACAAGCAACGGTCGCGACAAGGCCTCAGCTTGCAACGGAGTGACCTCAGTGCACTCCGCGAGCGGATGGAAAGGCTCCCGGCTCGTGAACGCATCCAATTGGGAGGCTTGAAAGAGGAGCGTGTAGATATCATCGTTGCTGGTACGATCGTCATCGAAGAAGTCATGCGACTGGGCAACTACCGAACGCTCACGGTTTGCACTGAGGGGGTTCGACAAGGGTTGCTACTACGCGAAACCTTTGGGCGAGGAATCTAAGGCATGGAAGAACGGCTGTACACCAATCGTGAACTCTCGTGGTTGGAGTTCAACCGTCGTGTTTTGCACGAGGCACTCGATGAAAGCGTCCCCGTATTGGAGCGCGTCAAGTTTCTCTCGATCTTTAGCTCCAATCTCGACGAATTCTTCATGGTACGAGTCGCGCGTCTGAAGCAGCGTATTGCCGCAGGCGATCAGCAAACAGCCCCTGATGGGCTCAGTCCACAGCAAACATTAGCCGCGGTCGCAGAGCGCGTGCATCGTTTGGCTGAACAGCAGCATCGCTGTTTCTTGGAAGACCTCCAGCCACGCTTAGCTGTAGAGGGCATTCGCATTGTGAGCCCTGCCGATCTCACGGAAGAGCAAAAGCGTTTTCTGCACGACTACTTCCAGCGTACCCTGTATCCTATCGTCACCCCACTGGCGATTGACCCAGGACATCCATTCCCACACCTGGCCAATCGTGCGCTGTGCTTGGTGGCGTCCTTGCGACGCTCTCGCCCATCACATTTGCCTAACACGTCCTTGTCGGTTGTGCACTTGCCAGCCCAGGCTGTTCCCCGTTTTATCGCCTTGCCAGCGTCGCCGGGGGCACATGTCTTTATTTTGCTGGAGGATGTCATTCATCTGAATTTATCGGAACTCTATCGCGGCTACGACGTTCTTTCGTGTCATGCCGTGCGGGTGACACGGGACGGCGATACCAACATGCAGATACCGCTGGTCCGTAACCAGGATCTCCTTACTGCCATAGAACAAAGCGTGCGGGATCGACGTATGGGAACCGCGGTCCGCCTCCAGTACGATGACGATATTCCGCCCGAGGTCCTCACAAACCTTGTCAGCGAGCTTGAGTTACAATCTGAAGATTTATATCCCGGCAAAGGATTTACCGCATTTGCGGACCTCTTCCAGCTCTATACCGCTGTCGATATTCCACGACTGAAGGATCGTCCCCAGCCTTCCCTTCCAGTACCTGCATTTGAGACTACGCCTGACGTATGGAGTGCTATTCGCAACAATGACATCCTTGTCCATCATCCATACCAATCATTCCGGGCAGTCACACGTTTTTTGGAAGAGGCGGCAGATGATCCCAAGGTACTGGCCATTAAGATGACCTTATATCGGGTCGGACCAGCTTCACCGATTCCACAGATTCTCGCTCGCGCGGCTGAGAACGGCAAAGAAGTGGCGGTGTTACTCGAATTACGGGCGCGCTTTGATGAAGAAGCGAACATCTCTTGGGCCCGGGCACTCGAAGAAGTCGGTGCGCACGTGGTCTATGGCATCGTCGGCTATAAGACACATTGTAAGGCATGTATGGTCGTCCGTCAGGAAGCAGACGGGCTGCGTCGTTATTGCCACCTCGCGACCGGCAACTACAACGTTCGGACCAGCACCATCTATGGTGATCTCGGGTTGTTCACTTGCCGTGAGTCATTCGGAGAAGATCTTACCGAATTGTTCAACCTCATGACCGGCTATGCCCATCCACGCGAGTCGCACCATTTACTCGTCTCCCCTTTTGATCTGCGAGATGGCATCGTTCGCCGTATCCAACAGGAAACCGCACACGCCCAGGCCGGACGACCGGCCCATATCATCGCCAAGATGAATGGCCTGGAAGATCCTATTGTCATTGATGAGCTGTACACGGCCAGCCAAGCTGGGGTACAGATTGATTTGATTGTCCGTGGCTTATGTTGCCTCCGGCCTGGTATTCCCGGCGTGTCTGACAACATTCGCATCATTTCTATTGTCGACCGTTATCTGGAACATGCACGGATTTTCTATTTCCACAATGCTGGAGAACCAGAGTATTGGCTTGCCTCTTCGGACTGGATGCCACGCAATCTCGACAATCGCATTGAGGTGGCGTTCCCCATTATTGATCCGCGGTTGCAGGCGCAAATTCGTAAGGTGCTGGATATACAGTTGAGCGATTCGGTGAAGGCCCATCAGATCTTACCTGATGGCGGTTCGGAACGTTTGACTTCGACAACCGGCGTGCCCCTTCGCTCGCAAGAACGGCTCTATGAACTGTACGCGAGCAGCCAGCTTTCCTTATCATTCTTCACCCCACAGCCAACGCTGCACGCAGGAAAATCGTGAGGGCCTCGCGCTGCCCGCAGTCGACATGACGGGGGATGAAACTGTCATCAGGCAGACACAATTCTGACAGCGCATCGCAGGAACGGAACGACAACGCGTGATTCTTGTAGAGGAGCAATGAGCATGACACGTCTCAACCCCTTGGCTGGTCTTCGTGCTGAACCAGCAATGCTAATCAATGTTCCACAATTGATCGCTGCCTATTATGCGAATCGTCCTGACTCTGCGGTGCCTGCGCAACGTGTCGCCTTTGGTACTTCCGGGCATCGCGGCTCGGCTTTGAGCAATTCTTTTAACGAAGCGCACATTTTGGCGATCACGCAGGCGATTTGTTGGTATCGCCAGCAGCAGAGCATCAGCGGGCCATTGTTCTTAGGAAGAGATACCCATGCCCTCTCTGAGCCTGCCTTTCGGACGGCGTTAGAAGTCCTGGCGGCCAACGATGTCGAGGTCAGAATTGATGCGTTTGGCGGCTATGTCCCAACTCCTGTCCTTTCGCATGCGATTCTCACCTTCAATCAAGGGCGTACGCATCAGCTGGCTGACGGCATTGTGATCACACCGTCGCATAATCCCCCTGAAGATGGTGGCTTCAAATACAATCCACCGCATGGTGGCCCGGCAGATACCCAAGTAACACAGTGGATCGAATCACAAGCCAACACGTTGCTTGCCAATGATCTTCGTGAGGTGAAGCGCATTCCCTATGAACGAGCCTGTGTGGCTTCTACGACGTTGTACCGTGGCTATATCGAGGCATACGTGGCCGACCTCGCTAACGTCGTGGACATAGAGAGCATTCGCAACGCCGGGCTCAAGTTAGGGGCTGATCCACTAGGTGGCGCTGGGATTGCCTATTGGGGCGCTATTGGGGATCGCTATGGACTGGATCTTACTGTGCGAAACAACATCGCTGATCCGACCTTCTCCTTCATGACGCTGGACTGGGACGGGAAGATCCGCATGGACTGTTCTTCTCCACATGCGATGGCAGGTTTAATCGCGCTGAAGGATCAGTTTGACATTGCGTGGGCGAATGATCCTGACCATGACCGACATGGCATCGTCACGCGTAGTGCGGGATTATTGAATCCCAATCAATATTTGTCTGTTGCCATTGACTATCTGTTTCAGCATCGTCCGAACTGGCAAGCGAACGCAGCGATCGGCAAGACCGTGGTCAGTAGTAGTATGATCGATCGCGTCGCCAGCCAATTAGGTCGCAAGCTAA
The genomic region above belongs to Deltaproteobacteria bacterium and contains:
- a CDS encoding alpha-D-glucose phosphate-specific phosphoglucomutase, with product MTRLNPLAGLRAEPAMLINVPQLIAAYYANRPDSAVPAQRVAFGTSGHRGSALSNSFNEAHILAITQAICWYRQQQSISGPLFLGRDTHALSEPAFRTALEVLAANDVEVRIDAFGGYVPTPVLSHAILTFNQGRTHQLADGIVITPSHNPPEDGGFKYNPPHGGPADTQVTQWIESQANTLLANDLREVKRIPYERACVASTTLYRGYIEAYVADLANVVDIESIRNAGLKLGADPLGGAGIAYWGAIGDRYGLDLTVRNNIADPTFSFMTLDWDGKIRMDCSSPHAMAGLIALKDQFDIAWANDPDHDRHGIVTRSAGLLNPNQYLSVAIDYLFQHRPNWQANAAIGKTVVSSSMIDRVASQLGRKLIETPVGFKWFVEGLVSGTLGFGGEESAGASFLRHDGSVWTTDKDGLILGLLAAEIRAKTGRDPGLYYRALTEKHGDPVYERIDAPATPEQKARLQRLTPEELTSDMLAGEKIQHVLTKAPGNNSAIGGLKVMTANGWFAARPSGTENVYKLYTESFLGTEHLHRIQEEAQELITRTLA
- the ppk1 gene encoding polyphosphate kinase 1, whose amino-acid sequence is MEERLYTNRELSWLEFNRRVLHEALDESVPVLERVKFLSIFSSNLDEFFMVRVARLKQRIAAGDQQTAPDGLSPQQTLAAVAERVHRLAEQQHRCFLEDLQPRLAVEGIRIVSPADLTEEQKRFLHDYFQRTLYPIVTPLAIDPGHPFPHLANRALCLVASLRRSRPSHLPNTSLSVVHLPAQAVPRFIALPASPGAHVFILLEDVIHLNLSELYRGYDVLSCHAVRVTRDGDTNMQIPLVRNQDLLTAIEQSVRDRRMGTAVRLQYDDDIPPEVLTNLVSELELQSEDLYPGKGFTAFADLFQLYTAVDIPRLKDRPQPSLPVPAFETTPDVWSAIRNNDILVHHPYQSFRAVTRFLEEAADDPKVLAIKMTLYRVGPASPIPQILARAAENGKEVAVLLELRARFDEEANISWARALEEVGAHVVYGIVGYKTHCKACMVVRQEADGLRRYCHLATGNYNVRTSTIYGDLGLFTCRESFGEDLTELFNLMTGYAHPRESHHLLVSPFDLRDGIVRRIQQETAHAQAGRPAHIIAKMNGLEDPIVIDELYTASQAGVQIDLIVRGLCCLRPGIPGVSDNIRIISIVDRYLEHARIFYFHNAGEPEYWLASSDWMPRNLDNRIEVAFPIIDPRLQAQIRKVLDIQLSDSVKAHQILPDGGSERLTSTTGVPLRSQERLYELYASSQLSLSFFTPQPTLHAGKS
- a CDS encoding DUF839 domain-containing protein, producing the protein MKIASRVLAVMFTSAALMSFLVGEGLGQVDPKAPLSAVVAIGREKGGDVTTFVKKKVEDFAFGELDGFPLPLEPGADAELVRTMKGLRSNVVVKWFDPLTTDTSPSAPRFGANNDYVAYFGDGWDKNWKGSDIPGSAPQFNGSGKSGWLWVNHEYVSNDLPAATSAPTGQHLSLAKHLFGLGILNNDVTADVWTQTDLDTFTRNYKRQLGGSWLKITKDSSGNWSVDRGARALRYDSTSSTLSRITGYQTVLPDQDDTGTPLPAGVVAGIAGDCSGAQTPWGTIITAEENVQDYYGDLETAWDNNQKFVAGKGFDPGSNITFTNEASAASEFGRISDPNGRHNRDTLGYLVEIDPGTAPDKFYNSVKAGGDGKGHRKLGAVGRARWENATFVTDDKWELIPSQPIVMYAANDRRSGRFYKFVTKEVYRKGMSRGEIRALLDEGALYVAHFAGLDNRNGNTIISGSTSVAPTETARGSGRWIHLSVTSKDVAPNASALGSASKTVGDALRDVSWNGIGGFPTDDDVRRALFTAEAKIGVMELNRPEDLEWNPRDPSGTPRLYIAFTNHTGGTQLDQSGKLLKADVTDRRNDGNGGIWALQESTPDTPAGSKTFSFFQVAKGANGGRDNFEFAAPDNIMIDRKGGVWFGTDGNFGRTSGKAADCLYYLDLDLSHREGPMLFNVTFGKAFRVACVPSDAEVTGPAFSSDQETIFLAVQHPGEDLKNVSTFPQPR